The Lacticaseibacillus rhamnosus DNA window AACTTGGGCAATGCTGCTTAAATTGTAAGGCAGGCGAACGGTTTGCAAGTAGTTAACAAGTTGTTTAGGGAAAACACCGAAGCCGACCCGGAAATTCGCCAGTCCATAGATTTTTGAAAATGTTCGCAGCACGACTAGGTTTGGAAACTTTGATAATAAGCTGATAGCGCTCGTGGCTGGATAGTCATCAGTGAACTCAATATAAGCCTCATCCATTAAAACCAGCACGTCTTTTGGTATTTGTCGCAGCCATTCGGTCAGTGTCGCAATTGACAGCAGCGTGCCCGTGGGATTATTGGGGTTGCACACCCAAATCAGTTTCGTTTTCGCGGTTAACGCCTGCGCCATTGCAGGTAAATCAAAATTGCCAGCTTCACTGACGGGGACATCAATCACGGTGGCCCCTTCAATTTGGGCATGCAAGCGGTACTCGGAAAATGTTGGCCATGGTTCAATGACTTCATCCCCCGGGCTCAAAAAAGTGCGGGCAATTAAGGCAATGACTTCATCCAGACCATTGCCAAAAACCAACTGCTCTGCGGCAACGTCTAAATGTTTTGCCACCGCGGTGCGTAGTTGACTGGCATAGCCATCGGGGTAATCACGACTTTGCGTAAAATTCCAGTTGGTCACGGCCTGCTGAACTTTGACGCTGGTACCGAATGGATTTTCGTTTGCTGACAGCCGCACCAGCTGTGGCAAGCCAAGTTCTTCTTTTAATACGGCAAGAGGCTTTTCTGGCGTATAGGGATGAAGTTGATGAATGGTAGGTTTAAACATAAACAACGCCTCCTTGTGATCTTGTTTGGTTTGGATGAGTTTCAAACGTGAGCGCTGGCTGGCAAGCGGTTGTCAATATTTGTTGATTTTATCGCGCTCTTTTAAGCGACTCATTTTTCCTTCACGGCTCGCCAGTTCAGTCGCAATCTGATCAAGGGAGATGCCGCGTTCGACCATGAGTACCAGCACATGATAAGTCAGATCGGCGACTTCGAGTATAAAAGCCGCATCGTCGGGATTTTTGGCTGCAACAATGACCTCGGTGCTTTCCTCCCCGACTTTTTTTAAAATCTTGTCCAATCCTTTGGTGAAAAGATAATCGGTGTATGAGCCTGAAACTGGCTGGCTTTTCCGTGACTGGATGAGATCATATAATTCGGTAATGCTTTGTTTGGCAGCTGTCATTGGGTGCCCTTCCTTTCTGTATACTGACGATAAAAACAACTGGTGTGGCCAGTGTGGCAAGCGGGACCAGCGGGATTGACGGTGATGAGTAAGGTATCCGCATCACAGTCAACGGCGATAGCTTGAACCGTTTGGGTGTTGCCGCTGGTTTCGCCTTTATGCCATAGCATGTTCCGACTGCGCGACCAAAACCAGGTTTCACCGGTGGTCATCGTTTTTTCAAGGCTTTCGGCATTCATATAGGCAACCATTAATACTTGCTTGGTCGTTGCGTCTTGAACGACGGTTGTGATTAAACCGGACGCCTTTTTAAAATCGAGTGGTATCATCGAATCGCCACCTTTGCTTGTTTTAGCACTGTCTTGACTTGCGGTATCGTTAATTCGCCGAAGTGGAAGATTGAAGCAGCGAGTCCCGCAGAAACATTCGTATCACGGAATAAGGTAACAAAGTCATTTGCGGATCCGGCACCGCCGCTTGCAACGACAGGCACCGAAACAATGGAGCTAAGTTGCTGGTAAAGTCGCAGGTCAAATCCCTGCTTGGTCCCATCGGCATCCATTGAGGTGATCAATAGTTCACCAGCCCCAGCCGCAACTGCTTGCTGAGCCCACGTGAGCACTCCTAGATCAACTGGGGTACGCCCGCCGTTAATCATCACCTGATAACGATTCCGACTAGGTTGCCAACGCGCATCAATCGCGACAACAATTGCTTGACGGCCAAACTTTTCGGCCCCGGCGGTAATTAAATCAGGGTGTTTGACCGCCGCGGAATTTAAGGCAATTTTGTCAGCTCCGGCACGCAATAACTGATGCATGTCGGTCACTGAACGGATCCCGCCGCCGACCGTTAGCGGCATGAAAACCTGTGTGGCTACCGCAGCGACTGTTTGCGTCATGGTTTGCCGCGCATCGGTGGTGGCGGTGATGTCAAGAAAGACCAATTCATCTGCTCCTTGCGCCTCGTAAGCTTTGGCAATTGCTACCGGGTCGCCGACATCCTTAAGCTGGATAAAATGAACCCCTTTTTTAACGCGTCCTTGGTCAACATCAAGGCATGGAATAATGCGTTTTGTCAGCATCGTTGTCCTCCAATTCTTTAAGTTTGTTCAAGGGAAAACTGCCGGTCTGCCAAGCTTTACCGATAACAGCCGCCTGGATCCCGGCTGTTTGCAAGGCTGTCAGATCAGCCAAAGTGTGCACGCCGCCACTGGCCACAATATTGACGTTAGGTACGGTTTGATGAAGCATTGCGAGCAATGCCACGTTAGGACCTTTCATCATCCCGTCGCGGCCGATATCGGTTACGATAAAGGTAGTGACGCCGCGCCTGACCATTGCCTGTATTAAATGCGTTGGCGATTGGGTGCTTGTGGTCAGCCAACCATCAGTTGCAACCTTCCCGGCGCGGGCGTCAATACCAACAGCAATTTTATCGGCGCCAAATTTCTGAACAGCCTGCGTTACCAGTTCGGGGGTGGTGACAGCTACTGATCCAAGAATCAAGCGATCAATTCCGGCATTTAGATAGTGATCCATGATAGTTAAGGTACGAATACCGCCACCTAGCTCGATAAAAGCTGGTGTGTGTTGCCGAATTGTGCTAATGACGGCTTGATTGACTGGCTGTTGGGATCGGGCACCGTCGAGATCCACTAAATGCAAGTGTTTAAGACCAGCGGCGGTTAAATTTTTCACCTGAATCAGCGGGTCGGCAGTCAGACTGACTTGCCGGTAGTCGCCTTGAGTGAGTCTGACACTTTGGCCGGCTAATAAATCAATTGCTGGATAGAGTTGCATCAGTCGTCATCTCCTTAAAACGCTGTAATCCGGCAAGCCCTACTGCACCGCTTTTTTCCGGATGAAATTGCGTTCCCAGAATATTCTGGCGCCGGACGATGCTCGTTAGCGGTTGACCGTAGTCGGTGATAGCCAGCGTGTAAGTGGGTTGGGTCTGGACGTAATACGAGTGGACAAAATAAGTCGCTTGGTTGGCAAATCCGGCTGCAAAAGGATCGGGTTGAGTGATCGTATTGGTGTTCCACCCCATGTGCGGTGTCGGGAATCCCGCTCGTGGTGGAATTGCGACAACCGTGCCAGGGATGAGGCCCAGTCCCGCTGTTTCCCCGAATTCAAAGCTGCGATCGAATAACAATTGCATTCCCAGGCAAATGCCGAGTAAAGGTTTGCCGGTAGCCGCAAATTGACGGATAACCGGAACCAGATCGCGTTGGGTCAACGCAGACATGGCGGTTTTAAAAGCCCCCACTCCTGGCAGGATTAAACCGGCCGCAGCCAGAATGACGGCAGGATCAGCTGAAAGTTGGTTGTCAATAGCCAGATAATCAAGCGCTTTTTTGACATTCAACGTGTTGCCCGTATCGTAGTCAACGATCACAATCATGAAATCACTCCTTTGGTTGAGGGAATCCCCTTCACTGCCGGATTCAGCGCCACCGCCGCCTGCATACTACGGCCCAATGCTTTAAACAACGCTTCAATTTTATGATGCGTATTACGTCCGTATAAAACAGCGGCATGGAGATTGAATTCACCTGCAAAGGCCATAGCCTGGAAAAAATCTTCCGTCACTTCCGTATCAAATCCTCCGAGTCGTTGATTGGTTAATTCAGCATCAAACACAAGATAAGCGCGGCCGGAAAGATCCACCACCACGCGGGCGAGGCTTTCATCCATCGGCACAAATGCGTTGCCAAAGCGTTCGATGCCAGCTTTGTCACCCAGCGCTTGTTTAAAGCAACTTCCCAAGACGATGCCTGTATCTTCAATCGTATGATGCGGATCCACGTCTAAATCGCCTTGGGCTTTAACGATTAAACCCAAGCGTCCATGTTTAGCAAAAGCATCAAGCATATGATCGAAGAACCCAATGCCGGTATCAATATCAATACCGCTTTGCTGGTCAAGGTTCAAACTAATCGTTATCGCGGTTTCCTTAGTTGTCCGAGTGATCGTTGCTGTACGCATGATAAACCTCCTAGAAAAGTGAGCGCGAGCCAGCGCGGTTAGAAGTCGGAGTGTAAGTGGCCTTAAGCGTGATGGCCCGGTTTTGGCCATTGCGCTTAAGGTCCTTACACGCAGACTTCTGCGCTGGGGAGCGCGTTATGGTGAGAGCGCGAGCCGGCGCGGTTAGGGATCGGAGTATAAGTGGCCTTGGGCGTGATGGCCGGGCTTTGACCATTGCGCCCAAGGTCCTTATACGCAGATCCCTGCGCCGGGGAGCGCGTTATGGTGAGAGCGCGAGCCAGCGCGGTTAAAAGTCGGAGTGTAAGTGGCCTTAAGCATGATGGCCCGGTTTTGGCCATTGCGCTTAAGGTCCTTACACGCAGACTTCTGCGCCGGGGAGCACGTCCTAAAACATCATTTCAACTCATAAAAACATGCTCTAACGCTTAATCCGTTTCAAAATCGCTTCCGCATGCCCATCCAGTCCTTCAGTTTGTGCCAGCGTCACAATTGCATCTGCTTGAGTTGCCAATGCCGCGGCACTATATTGAATGAATTGAGTGCGCTTCACGAAGTCATAAACGCCCAGTGGTGAGAAAAATCGTGCCGATCCGGCTGTTGGCAAAACATGATTTGGCCCGGCAACATAATCGCCAACTGGTTCGGCGGCATTTTCACCTAAGAAAACGGAACCGGCATTGTGAATTTCATTGAGATAAGTGATTGGATTAGGTAATTGAATTTCCAAATGTTCCGGGGCGATGGTATTCATTAAGCAAAATGCAGAAGCTACGTCAGGGACAATCGCGATAAAACCTTGGTTGGTGATCGCTGCTTGTGCAATCGCCTTACGCGGCAAACTTAGTAGTTGTGAGTCAACCGCCTTACTGACGGCATCTGCCAGCGCTGGACTGGTCGTCACCAACATTGCGCGCGCGTTTGGATCGTGCTCTGCTTGTGACAAAAGGTCAGCTGCCACCCGTACCGGATCTGCTGAATCATCAGCAATAATGCCGATTTCGGATGGGCCAGCGATCATATCAATCGCAACATCGCCAAAAACCTGTTTTTTAGCTTCAGCAACGTAGCGATTTCCGGGGCCTAAAATTTTATCGACTTTGGGAATACTTTCAGTGCCATAAGTCAATGCGCCAATCGCTTGTGCACCGCCAATCTGATAAATTTCGTCCACCCCTGCCAGTTTTGCGGCCGCCAATACAGCTGGATTTAAACCTTTTGCTTGTGGCGGCGTTACCATGACGATTTTCTTGACCCCTGCGAGTTTAGCCGGAATTGCGGTCATTAGAATCGTGGAAGGATAAGCCGCGGTGCCGCCTGGGACATACAAACCTACCGCGGCTAGTGGGGTTAGTTTTTGACCACGGATAACACCGGGATATGGGCTATCAATAAAGCCTTGGCTCATTTCTAGCTGGTGAAAACTGGTGATGTTTTTTTGGGCAAGGGTTAATGCTGCCAGTAATTTTGGCGAGAGATCAGCCATTGCGGCATCGATTTGTGCTTGTGGTACGCGGAGGTCGGAGATAGTGACATGATCAAAATTGGCACTGTAGGCAAGTAAAGCCTTATCCCCATTTAGTTTGACGTCTGCCAGAATTTTTTGAACGGTGGTTTGCACTGCCGGATTCTGGGCAACGGTTTGCTGGCGGGTGGTCACTTGTTGTTGAAGCTCGGTTAAGGTACCGGTAAGAATTTTCATGTTAAGCCTCCTGAGGGCGAACTTGTTGTAGCGACTGAATAAGCTGGTAAATGGCCGGCTTTTTTTGTTTTAACGCTAATCGATTAACCACCAGATGCGTTGAAACGGGCGTTAAAGTAGCAAAAATCTTGAGGTTGTTTTCGCGTAAGGTGGTGCCGGTTTCGGTGATATCGACAATGGCATCTGCCATCCCCGTGAGCGGCGCCAATTCTACCGATCCTTCAATCTTGATAATCTCAACATCTTCACCTTGGCTTTGAAAATAGCGCTGAGCAAGATGGGGGTATTTGGTGGCAATCAATTTGCGTTTGGTTTTTTGCGGATCAAAGTCGGGTGTTGAAGCTAGGATGAATCGGCACCGGCCGGTTTTAAGATCAAGCATGTCAAACTGCTGATGGCCTTGTTCTTCAAGGACATCTGAACCCACAATCCCGATATCAACGGTTCCGCGATTCAAATAAGTGAGAACGTCCGCGGCTTTGACAAGAATAAAGTGGTAGTCAGGGTTTTCGGTAAAAATCAAACGGCGGCTTTTATTCGAAAGTGCCTGGCAGTCAATGCCTGCTGCAGTGAGTAATGGCAAAACCTGAGTGGTCGTGCGCCCTTTTGCCAAGGCGATTGTGAGGGTCATTGCATTGCCTCCTTTGGGGATAAATCGATTAATTTGGCGTGATACTTTTGCGCCATCGTCTTGGCTTCAGCAAGCGAATCGACTAGGCAAAGTTGTGCGTGCGGGGTTGTCGCAACGACTGCCGCGGCCTCTTGCCATTGAGACGGACGGCCATAAACCAGTGTGAGGGCCGGTTTGGGATCATCCGGCAAAATATCGGTTAAGGCGTCCACATCAAAGGCCAAGCCGACAGCTGGCAGCAGGTCTTGCTGAAAGCTGGCCAACAGTTGATCATAGCGTCCGCCACTAAACAGATATTGACGACTATCACTGGCGTAGGCGTGGAAAAATAGCCCAGTGTAGTAAGATTGTGGCGGTTGGCTGGTTAAATCAACGGTTATCGTGACTTGGGGAAATTGATGTTGAAGAAAAGCAACAGTTTGTTGTAATGGCTTTAGGCGACTGTGCAGTAACGTTGGCGGCAACAGTTGGGCAAGCTGAGTGAAAATCGTGGCAGCCTCACCGAACAACCATGGCCATTGCTGCAAGAATGGGTATAACGGTTCCGCACGTAATGGCGCAATGAGTTGTTGATAGGTACTGAGATTCTTTTTGAAAAATGCTGCTTGCAATGCGGATGCTGTCGCTGGATCAAGTGGTAATGCCTGCATGACTTGCGATACGAACTGGGCATCAGACAATTCCAAGGTTAGGTCCGTTAATCCCAAGTCTTCACAGATCCGGGTTGCTTCGCTCAAGCAGGCCCATTCGGCTTTTATCGAGGCGTATCCGATTAATTCGATACCGGCTTGTGTCATTTGGTTATAGGTACCACTTAAGCTTTTTCGGACTCGAAAAACGTCTCCCACATACCACCATTGAACAGGAGGCTGAATGCTGGTGGTACTCAGTAAACGCGCTAACGGTAATGTGAGGTCAGGACGCATCACAACCGCCTCTCCGGCATCATCTAACATTTGGTAAGGTTGTTCACCGCGAACCGTCAATGGCTGGAAAACATCACGGTATTCCAATAATGGCGTTTTAACGCGCTCATACCCTGAAGCAATGAATCGGTGGCTCATCATTTGAATGAGATTTTCTTTACGAATCGCCCGGGGACCGAATTCATCGCGGGTGCCGACTGGTAAGTGTCGATTTGACATAGGGTTGCTCCTTCCGTTTGCACGAAGCAGTGGTCATTAAGTGATCGCGTGTACGTTTTGTTGGGAAAAATCGAAACGAATTCAACAAAAAAACGCCCTCGAAAACGGTTTTTAACGTTTTCGAGGGCGAATCAACTTCGCGGTACCACCTCAATTTGTCTGGACCTTACGACCCAAACCTCATCTACCAATCCCATGTCGGCTTGCGCGAACTGTTATTGGCAGCGGTGATAACGCAACGGGTGCGTGATAGCTTACTCGGTTCGGCTATCAAGTTCTTAGATGTGTGTTCAGTCGGTCAATCACGCGTTCTCAGCAATCGGCGCTCTCTGTGGATTGGTGCCAACCTACTTGGTCTAATCACAACTTCATGGCTATTGATTTAATGTGACTCTCATCATAACGACATTTTAAAAATTGTCAACCATATTTTTTGAATGTGCGGCAAAAAACTTTTTCAATGATCGATTATTTGTTTTTTTATTTTGGCATTTTTATAAACAAATATGCAAAAATTAGCTAATATTTGAAGTCTGTTTGATTCCTAAAAAAGTCAGTAACAGTTGTTGAACTTCCGCATCTTGCTTTGGCGTTCCAAAGCTTTGACGAATCCAGCCAGGAACCATGCTGTCTCGCACCAGATAACCGTGCTGTTTCAGGAAAGTGCCCAGTGCTTGCGGATCATTGACCTGATAGAGCATGAAATTGGTTTGCGTGGCATAATGGCGGATTTGGTGCTGGTCAAAAAATTGATCCCATTGCTTCCGGGTGGCAAAAATCTGTTGTTTTACCTTGCGTGTGAATGTCTGATCTTCCCAGGCCGCTAAAGCCGCTGCCTGACTCATGCCGCTGATGTTGTACGGGAGACGAACATTTTGCATTTTGGGGATGAGTGCTTTAGGAACAATACTGAAGCCAACCCGGAAATTTGCTAACCCGTATAATTTCGAGAAGGTTCGCATGACGAGCAGATTGGGAAACTGATGGGTTAACGATAGCGTGGATGGCTCGGGCTGATCGACAAAATCGATATACGCTTCGTCCACGACAACGAGAATGTTGGGCGGCACCTGCTTCATAAACTGCGTGATTTGATCCGGGGGCAAATAAGTACCTGTCGGATTGTTTGGGTTGCACACCCAGATCACTTTGGTTTTTGTCGTGATGTGGGCTAATAACGCGTCAAGATCAATCTCCCCGGTCGCCGCAATCACGGGGGCATTAATCGTTGTGGCTCCGGCAATGGCGGCTTGTAACTGGTACTCCGGGTAAGTCGGCCAAGGTTGTAGGCTCTCATCGCCTACTTCTAAAAAGGTGCGACAAATCAAAGCAATCATTTCGTCTAACCCACTGGAAAAAAGTAATTGCTCCGCTGGAACGCCCAACCGTTTGGCAACCGCGGTCCGCAATGGCAAAGCATCCGGATCAGGATAATTGCGTGCC harbors:
- the hisB gene encoding imidazoleglycerol-phosphate dehydratase HisB; this translates as MRTATITRTTKETAITISLNLDQQSGIDIDTGIGFFDHMLDAFAKHGRLGLIVKAQGDLDVDPHHTIEDTGIVLGSCFKQALGDKAGIERFGNAFVPMDESLARVVVDLSGRAYLVFDAELTNQRLGGFDTEVTEDFFQAMAFAGEFNLHAAVLYGRNTHHKIEALFKALGRSMQAAVALNPAVKGIPSTKGVIS
- the hisI gene encoding phosphoribosyl-AMP cyclohydrolase, whose protein sequence is MIPLDFKKASGLITTVVQDATTKQVLMVAYMNAESLEKTMTTGETWFWSRSRNMLWHKGETSGNTQTVQAIAVDCDADTLLITVNPAGPACHTGHTSCFYRQYTERKGTQ
- the hisH gene encoding imidazole glycerol phosphate synthase subunit HisH, whose amino-acid sequence is MIVIVDYDTGNTLNVKKALDYLAIDNQLSADPAVILAAAGLILPGVGAFKTAMSALTQRDLVPVIRQFAATGKPLLGICLGMQLLFDRSFEFGETAGLGLIPGTVVAIPPRAGFPTPHMGWNTNTITQPDPFAAGFANQATYFVHSYYVQTQPTYTLAITDYGQPLTSIVRRQNILGTQFHPEKSGAVGLAGLQRFKEMTTDATLSSN
- the hisF gene encoding imidazole glycerol phosphate synthase subunit HisF, which translates into the protein MLTKRIIPCLDVDQGRVKKGVHFIQLKDVGDPVAIAKAYEAQGADELVFLDITATTDARQTMTQTVAAVATQVFMPLTVGGGIRSVTDMHQLLRAGADKIALNSAAVKHPDLITAGAEKFGRQAIVVAIDARWQPSRNRYQVMINGGRTPVDLGVLTWAQQAVAAGAGELLITSMDADGTKQGFDLRLYQQLSSIVSVPVVASGGAGSANDFVTLFRDTNVSAGLAASIFHFGELTIPQVKTVLKQAKVAIR
- the hisC gene encoding histidinol-phosphate transaminase; protein product: MLRNSIAGLPDYVSDSTPERIAKAAGLAKMTRLSFNENPVGTSPKVQAALEKWAFSQARNYPDPDALPLRTAVAKRLGVPAEQLLFSSGLDEMIALICRTFLEVGDESLQPWPTYPEYQLQAAIAGATTINAPVIAATGEIDLDALLAHITTKTKVIWVCNPNNPTGTYLPPDQITQFMKQVPPNILVVVDEAYIDFVDQPEPSTLSLTHQFPNLLVMRTFSKLYGLANFRVGFSIVPKALIPKMQNVRLPYNISGMSQAAALAAWEDQTFTRKVKQQIFATRKQWDQFFDQHQIRHYATQTNFMLYQVNDPQALGTFLKQHGYLVRDSMVPGWIRQSFGTPKQDAEVQQLLLTFLGIKQTSNIS
- the hisG gene encoding ATP phosphoribosyltransferase, whose product is MTLTIALAKGRTTTQVLPLLTAAGIDCQALSNKSRRLIFTENPDYHFILVKAADVLTYLNRGTVDIGIVGSDVLEEQGHQQFDMLDLKTGRCRFILASTPDFDPQKTKRKLIATKYPHLAQRYFQSQGEDVEIIKIEGSVELAPLTGMADAIVDITETGTTLRENNLKIFATLTPVSTHLVVNRLALKQKKPAIYQLIQSLQQVRPQEA
- the hisD gene encoding histidinol dehydrogenase yields the protein MKILTGTLTELQQQVTTRQQTVAQNPAVQTTVQKILADVKLNGDKALLAYSANFDHVTISDLRVPQAQIDAAMADLSPKLLAALTLAQKNITSFHQLEMSQGFIDSPYPGVIRGQKLTPLAAVGLYVPGGTAAYPSTILMTAIPAKLAGVKKIVMVTPPQAKGLNPAVLAAAKLAGVDEIYQIGGAQAIGALTYGTESIPKVDKILGPGNRYVAEAKKQVFGDVAIDMIAGPSEIGIIADDSADPVRVAADLLSQAEHDPNARAMLVTTSPALADAVSKAVDSQLLSLPRKAIAQAAITNQGFIAIVPDVASAFCLMNTIAPEHLEIQLPNPITYLNEIHNAGSVFLGENAAEPVGDYVAGPNHVLPTAGSARFFSPLGVYDFVKRTQFIQYSAAALATQADAIVTLAQTEGLDGHAEAILKRIKR
- a CDS encoding ATP phosphoribosyltransferase regulatory subunit gives rise to the protein MSNRHLPVGTRDEFGPRAIRKENLIQMMSHRFIASGYERVKTPLLEYRDVFQPLTVRGEQPYQMLDDAGEAVVMRPDLTLPLARLLSTTSIQPPVQWWYVGDVFRVRKSLSGTYNQMTQAGIELIGYASIKAEWACLSEATRICEDLGLTDLTLELSDAQFVSQVMQALPLDPATASALQAAFFKKNLSTYQQLIAPLRAEPLYPFLQQWPWLFGEAATIFTQLAQLLPPTLLHSRLKPLQQTVAFLQHQFPQVTITVDLTSQPPQSYYTGLFFHAYASDSRQYLFSGGRYDQLLASFQQDLLPAVGLAFDVDALTDILPDDPKPALTLVYGRPSQWQEAAAVVATTPHAQLCLVDSLAEAKTMAQKYHAKLIDLSPKEAMQ
- the hisC gene encoding histidinol-phosphate transaminase — protein: MFKPTIHQLHPYTPEKPLAVLKEELGLPQLVRLSANENPFGTSVKVQQAVTNWNFTQSRDYPDGYASQLRTAVAKHLDVAAEQLVFGNGLDEVIALIARTFLSPGDEVIEPWPTFSEYRLHAQIEGATVIDVPVSEAGNFDLPAMAQALTAKTKLIWVCNPNNPTGTLLSIATLTEWLRQIPKDVLVLMDEAYIEFTDDYPATSAISLLSKFPNLVVLRTFSKIYGLANFRVGFGVFPKQLVNYLQTVRLPYNLSSIAQVSAQAALADQDFVTMTRKRVQQARDSWERFLTQTGLPHTRSQTNFQFFQAPKMQASALKKRLLQQGFLVRDGLKPGWLRVTFGTEAQNTAVQRIIETFQAELTGPNALK
- the hisE gene encoding phosphoribosyl-ATP diphosphatase, whose protein sequence is MTAAKQSITELYDLIQSRKSQPVSGSYTDYLFTKGLDKILKKVGEESTEVIVAAKNPDDAAFILEVADLTYHVLVLMVERGISLDQIATELASREGKMSRLKERDKINKY
- a CDS encoding 1-(5-phosphoribosyl)-5-[(5-phosphoribosylamino)methylideneamino] imidazole-4-carboxamide isomerase, which gives rise to MQLYPAIDLLAGQSVRLTQGDYRQVSLTADPLIQVKNLTAAGLKHLHLVDLDGARSQQPVNQAVISTIRQHTPAFIELGGGIRTLTIMDHYLNAGIDRLILGSVAVTTPELVTQAVQKFGADKIAVGIDARAGKVATDGWLTTSTQSPTHLIQAMVRRGVTTFIVTDIGRDGMMKGPNVALLAMLHQTVPNVNIVASGGVHTLADLTALQTAGIQAAVIGKAWQTGSFPLNKLKELEDNDADKTHYSMP